One region of Zingiber officinale cultivar Zhangliang chromosome 7B, Zo_v1.1, whole genome shotgun sequence genomic DNA includes:
- the LOC122007039 gene encoding triphosphate tunnel metalloenzyme 3-like, with the protein MEVEVKLRLPDADGHQRLSDALAPYHLRTHLQENLFFDGAAGELSSRFAVLRIRFYDADARCVISLKAKASLVGGVSRVEEDEEDIDPALGRACAADPLRLADAAVSSRIMRRVLEEFGSDGKMRSFVCLGGFRNVRAVYAWKEGLTLELDETRYDFGTSYELECETTDPEKAKELLESFLKENGIPYAYSEASKFAVFRAGKLLP; encoded by the coding sequence ATGGAGGTCGAGGTCAAGCTCCGCCTCCCTGACGCCGACGGCCACCAGCGCCTCTCCGATGCCCTCGCCCCCTACCACCTCCGCACCCACCTCCAAGAGAATCTCTTCTTCGACGGCGCCGCCGGCGAACTCTCCTCCCGCTTCGCGGTCCTCCGCATACGCTTCTACGACGCTGACGCCCGGTGCGTTATCTCCCTCAAGGCCAAGGCCAGCCTCGTCGGTGGAGTTAGCCGCGTTGAGGAGGACGAGGAGGACATCGACCCAGCCCTCGGGCGCGCCTGCGCTGCCGACCCGTTGCGGCTCGCCGACGCGGCGGTCTCCTCTCGGATCATGAGGAGGGTGCTCGAGGAGTTCGGATCGGATGGAAAGATGCGATCTTTTGTGTGTTTGGGAGGGTTTCGGAACGTCAGGGCGGTCTACGCGTGGAAGGAGGGGCTGACGCTTGAGCTTGATGAGACGCGGTATGATTTCGGAACTAGCTACGAACTGGAATGCGAGACGACTGACCCAGAGAAGGCCAAGGAGTTGCTGGAGAGTTTCTTGAAGGAGAATGGGATCCCTTACGCTTACTCTGAAGCATCCAAGTTTGCAGTTTTCCGTGCCGGGAAGCTTTTACCATGA
- the LOC122007038 gene encoding chaperone protein dnaJ A7A, chloroplastic-like, producing MAIVPCRGASISQLGVHPQAISKDASLGSKPLCFAKMLLMPQTATRNHLASSWPSFLAQASFSPLLFNNRPCLKSRRCRGSRFIVRADIDYYSVLGVSRNSSKSEIKSAYRKLARSYHPDVNKDAGAEQKFKEISNAYEVLSDDEKRSLYDKYGEAGLKGAGMGTGDFSNPFDLFESLFEGMGGMGGMGGMGGARAARNRPMQGDDESYNLILNFKDAIFGVEKEIEITRLETCGTCDGSGAKPGTTPSKCSTCGGQGQVVSSARTPLGVFQQVMTCSTCGGTGESSTPCNTCGGDGRVRKSKRISLKVPAGVDSGSRLRVRSEGNAGRRGGPPGDLYVFIEVLSDPVLKRDGTNILYTCKVSYVDAILGTTMKVPTVDGMVDLKIPAGTQPGTTLVMAKKGVPYLGKPNTRGDQLVRVQVEIPKRLSNEEKKLIEELANLNKAKTANSRR from the exons ATGGCAATTGTACCATGCAGAGGAGCCTCAATATCTCAATTAGGAGTACATCCTCAAGCTATATCTAAAGATGCATCTCTGGGATCTAAGCCGCTTTGCTTTGCGAAAATGTTGCTGATGCCACAAACTGC TACTAGGAACCACCTGGCTTCATCATGGCCAAGTTTCCTTGCTCAAGCTTCATTCTCTCCTTTATTATTCAATAACAGACCATGTTTAAAGAGTAGGCGTTGCAGGGGATCACGATTCATTGTCAGAGCTGATATT GATTACTATTCTGTCCTTGGTGTTTCAAGAAATTCAAGTAAATCAGAAATAAAAAGTG CTTATCGGAAGCTTGCAAGGAGTTATCATCCTGATGTAAACAA AGATGCTGGAGCAGAACAAAAGTTCAAGGAGATTAGTAATGCATACGAG GTTTTGTCGGATGATGAAAAGAGATCCCTGTATGATAAATATGGAGAAGCTGGCCTGAAAGGTGCTGGCATGGGCACAGGG GATTTCAGCAATCCATTTGATCTCTTTGAGTCATTGTTTGAAGGGATGGGTGGAATGGGTGGGATGGGCGGGATGGGCGGGGCAAGAGCTGCACGCAACAGGCCCATGCAGGGTGATGATGAGAGCTACAATCTTATTCTAAATTTCAAGGATGCAATTTTTGGTGTGGAGAAGGAAATAGAGATTACACGGCTGGAAACTTGTGGAACCTGTGACGGTTCTGGTGCTAAACCAGGCACGACACCTAGCAAGTGCTCCACTTGTGGCGGTCAAGGCCAGGTTGTCTCTTCAGCAAGGACACCTCTTGGTGTATTCCAGCAGGTCATGACTTGCTCAACTTGTGGTGGCACGGGTGAGTCCTCCACTCCATGCAACACTTGCGGAGGAGATGGGCGTGTGCGGAAATCAAAGAGGATAAGTTTGAAAGTCCCGGCTGGTGTTGACTCTGGTAGTCGTTTGAGAGTTCGTTCAGAAGGGAATGCTGGAAGGAGAGGTGGCCCACCGGGTGACCTCTATGTATTTATTGAAGTGCTATCGGATCCTGTGCTTAAGAGAGATGGAACCAACATTCTATACACATGCAAGGTATCATATGTTGATGCAATTTTAGGGACAACAATGAAGGTTCCAACGGTGGATGGAATGGTCGATCTGAAGATTCCAGCCGGGACACAGCCAGGTACGACTCTTGTAATGGCTAAGAAAGGGGTTCCTTATCTTGGTAAGCCAAACACCAGGGGAGATCAGTTGGTCCGGGTCCAGGTGGAGATACCAAAGAGATTAAGTAACGAAGAGAAAAAGCTGATCGAGGAGCTTGCCAATCTGAACAAGGCGAAGACAGCTAACAGCAGGAGATAG
- the LOC122004693 gene encoding receptor-like protein EIX2 — MEVAGVEEARVVISSKGCLQRERDALLLYKASIKDPSGCLSSWTAQLDCCAWTGVVCYNRTGSVRVAELNLENPNARSRNWPEKALRGELLHPSLLSLTHLQSLDLSYNDFEGTQIPPLVGSLHKLRYLDLFYSNFGGTIPPHLGNLTDLRFLNLGLECFNSAKVVVRSLDWLSGLSSLNYLDMSSLDLSAASHNWISAVNMLPSLQYLYLYDCKINIPQYSLSFHLNITSLEDLNLGGNNFSSSFPNWLWNLTSLSYLDLFNSGIQGTLPTEIGNLIGLTYLDLSSNCLSGPLPNAIWKLKHLLDLELNDNLLGISFPVGIMNLSSLSTLRLHNCSLSGPLPSELGNLTNLDTIRLSHNSLSGPIPIEIWKLANLNYLHLSDNWFEGEITEFHHSNLTSLDLSYNKINGTLPPTSLQSLIKLNFLNLRWNRLEGLIPHFPPHLNFLDLSYNAFSGTLPPALFMLQLSYLSLSHNHINGSISSNVCNSHILEHLDISNNHVYGEIPQCWQEAQYLQNIHLGNNMLLGEIPSSLGNLMRLEFLHLNNNNLKGHLPSSLQNCTRLFVVDLGDNKFFGNIPLWIGQSWQYLGILRLRSNMFNGNIDPQLGYLRDLQIIDLANNKLSGSIPHSFGNFSTMISTSTESSSLFEEAIQLIDLDWTSDENITLVTKGEQFTFSSILYLVKSIDLSNNDLTDEIPEELGYLVGLYNLNLSRNYFRGKIPDSIGGMSSLETLDLSFNNLSGNIPQSLSKLNALNHLNVSHNNLSGSIPFGHQLQTLDDASIYIGNPYLCGDIVNRSCFHGNNTNATSEEHAMLSLILSIYFSSILGYFVGLWSIFVLLLFKKKWRHSYFKKVDEIYDKVYVTIKIRLNRIAKG, encoded by the coding sequence ATGGAGGTCGCTGGAGTAGAAGAAGCCAGAGTCGTCATAAGCAGCAAGGGATGCTTGCAGAGGGAGAGGGATGCTCTCTTGCTTTACAAAGCCTCCATCAAAGATCCTTCCGGCTGCTTGTCTTCTTGGACTGCCCAACTAGACTGCTGCGCGTGGACTGGCGTAGTCTGCTACAACAGAACGGGCAGCGTACGAGTGGCCGAGCTCAACCTTGAAAATCCAAATGCCCGCTCTCGCAATTGGCCGGAGAAGGCTTTGAGGGGTGAGCTGCTGCATCCTTCCTTATTGTCTTTAACTCATTTGCAAAGCTTAGACCTGAGTTACAATGACTTTGAGGGCACTCAAATTCCACCACTCGTTGGTTCTCTTCACAAACTCAGGTATCTTGATCTCTTTTACTCCAACTTTGGTGGAACCATTCCCCCTCATCTTGGAAACTTAACTGATCTTCGTTTTCTCAATCTCGGCTTAGAATGTTTTAATTCTGCCAAAGTCGTTGTCCGCAGCCTAGACTGGCTCTCCGGCCTCTCGTCTTTGAATTATCTTGACATGTCGTCTTTGGATCTCAGCGCTGCCTCCCATAATTGGATATCAGCAGTCAATATGCTACCTTCCCtacaatatttatatttatatgattGTAAAATTAATATCCCTCAGTATTCTCTTAGTTTCCATCTCAATATCACTTCCCTTGAGGATCTTAATCTTGGTGGGAACAACTTCAGCTCTTCTTTTCCTAACTGGTTGTGGAATCTCACCAGCCTCTCCTATCTTGATCTTTTTAACTCTGGAATTCAAGGGACACTGCCTACCGAAATTGGCAACTTAATTGGCCTCACGTATCTGGATCTTTCCTCCAATTGTCTCTCTGGTCCCCTTCCTAATGCAATTTGGAAATTGAAGCATCTATTAGATCTCGAACTGAATGATAATTTGCTTGGAATTTCTTTTCCAGTCGGGATTATGAATCTATCAAGCTTATCTACACTACGGCTTCATAATTGTTCACTAAGTGGTCCATTACCTAGTGAGTTAGGAAATTTGACTAATCTAGATACTATTAGGCTTTCACATAATTCACTTTCTGGACCAATACCAATTGAGATTTGGAAACTAGCCAACCTAAATTATCTTCACCTCTCTGATAATTGGTTCGAGGGTGAAATCACTGAGTTCCACCATTCTAATCTTACTTCTCTAGATCTCTCCTACAACAAAATTAATGGTACTTTGCCACCAACATCCCTACAGAGTTTGattaaactaaattttttaaatcttcgtTGGAATCGACTTGAAGGCCTAATTCCTCATTTTCCACCCCACCTTAATTTTCTAGATCTATCCTATAATGCTTTTTCGGGAACACTACCACCGGCCTTATTCATGCTGCAACTATCTTATTTATCTCTATCACATAATCATATTAACGGAAGCATATCATCCAATGTATGCAATTCTCATATACTTGAGCACCTTGACATATCAAATAACCATGTATATGGAGAAATTCCTCAATGTTGGCAGGAGGCCCAATATCTTCAAAATATTCATTTGGGAAACAATATGCTCCTTGGAGAAATTCCAAGCTCTCTTGGAAACTTGATGAGACTTGAGTTCTTGCATTTGAATAACAACAATCTGAAAGGGCATCTCCCGTCATCACTACAAAATTGCACTCGGCTATTTGTTGTTGATCTTGGTGACAATAAATTCTTTGGAAATATACCTTTGTGGATTGGTCAAAGTTGGCAATACTTGGGGATTCTTCGACTACGGTCAAATATGTTTAATGGCAATATTGATCCACAACTTGGGTATTTAAGAGATCTACAAATTATCGACCTTGCAAATAATAAATTATCTGGGTCAATACCACATTCCTTTGGAAATTTCAGCACAATGATTTCAACATCAACAGAATCATCTAGTCTCTTCGAAGAAGCAATACAGCTCATAGACCTTGATTGGACGTCAGATGAAAACATCACTTTAGTTACAAAAGGAGAGCAATTTACCTTTTCATCTATACTTTACCTTGTCAAGAGTATAGATCTTTCAAATAATGACTTGACAGATGAGATTCCTGAAGAACTAGGATATCTTGTTGGactttacaatttgaatttatcaagaaactacTTCAGAGGCAAAATCCCAGATAGTATCGGTGGAATGAGTTCATTGGAAACTCTAGATTTGTCTTTCAATAATTTATCTGGAAATATTCCTCAAAGCTTGTCAAAATTAAATGCTTTGAACCATTTGAATGTGTCTCATAACAACCTATCGGGAAGCATTCCCTTTGGACATCAACTTCAAACACTAGATGATGCATCCATTTATATCGGCAATCCTTATCTTTGTGGAGACATAGTAAACAGGAGTTGCTTTCATGGAAACAACACTAATGCGACAAGTGAGGAGCATGCAATGTTATCGTTGATATTATCAATCTATTTCAGTAGCATACTTGGATATTTTGTTGGATTGTGGAGTATATTTGTCCTTCTACTATTCAAGAAAAAATGGAGGCACTCTTACTTTAAGAAGGTCGATGAAATTTATGATAAAGTTTATGTGACAATTAAGATAAGATTGAATAGAATAGCTAAGGGTtaa